A portion of the Ascaphus truei isolate aAscTru1 chromosome 14, aAscTru1.hap1, whole genome shotgun sequence genome contains these proteins:
- the FLRT1 gene encoding LOW QUALITY PROTEIN: leucine-rich repeat transmembrane protein FLRT1 (The sequence of the model RefSeq protein was modified relative to this genomic sequence to represent the inferred CDS: inserted 2 bases in 2 codons; deleted 2 bases in 2 codons), translating to MAITMTTTTTTMVAASVTTTTVTATTVAMTTGTLDLRDWLFLCYGLIAFLTEVIDSTNCPYVCRCDNGFIYCNDRGLTSIPADIPDDATTLYLQNNQINNAGVPTELKTKSNVRVIYLYENDLDEFPLNLPRSLRELHLQDNNIRSLTRDSLSRIPLLEKLHLDDNSVSTVSIEDDAFLDSRQLRLLFLSRNHLSSIPNGLPRTLEELRLDDNRISTIPLHAFKGLNSLRRLVLDGNLLANQRIADDTFSRLQNLSELSLVRNSLAAPPLNLPSGHLQKLYLQDNAITHIPYNTLSKMRQLQRLDLSNNNLTALPRGLFDDLESLSQLLLRNNPWFCSCSLIWLRDWVKARASVVNVRGLMCQGPEKVRGMAIKDITHEMDECFEGGPQSNAASAHSTPSGPAITTPPQGSLFTLRSKRPGIRLPDSNIDYPMENGAGTKTLVISVKPLTADSIRITWKASLPASSFRXSWLRLGHSPAVGSIXETLVQGDKTEYLLTALEPRSTYIICMVTMESGNTYLADDAPVCAKAETADAYGPTTTLNREQNVDPLAGLPLAGIIGGAVTLVFLFLILASICWYVHRAGQLLTRERAYSRGSRKKDDYVESGTKKDNSILEIRGPGLQILPINPHRAKEEYVIHTIFPSNGTSLYKSTHTIGYGTHRGYRDGGIPDTDYSYT from the exons ATGGCAATCACCATGACCACAACCACCACGACCATGGTAGCAGCTTCTGTCACTACCACCACAGTGACGGCCACCACGGTCGCCATGACCACAGGCACCCTGGACCTACGTGACTGGCTATTCCTGTGCTACGGGCTCATTGCCTTCCTGACGGAGGTGATCGACAGCACCAACTGCCCCTATGTGTGCCGCTGTGACAACGGCTTTATTTACTGCAACGATCGTGGCCTGACCTCCATTCCCGCAGATATCCCAGATGATGCCACCACCCTCTACCTCCAGAACAACCAGATCAACAATGCAGGT GTCCCAACTGAGCTGAAGACAAAGTCCAATGTTCGAGTCATCTACCTGTACGAAAACGACCTTGATGAGTTCCCCCTCAACCTGCCTCGATCGCTCCGGGAGCTCCATCTCCAGGACAATAATATCCGTAGTTTGACGCGGGATTCACTGTCCCGCATCCCACTCCTGGAGAAGCTCCACCTGGATGACAACTCTGTGTCGACAGTCAGCATCGAGGACGACGCCTTCCTTGACAGTCGGCAACTCCGCCTGCTCTTCCTCTCACGCAACCACCTCAGCAGCATTCCCAACGGCCTTCCGCGCACGCTGGAAGAGCTGCGGCTAGATGACAACCGCATCTCTACCATCCCGCTCCATGCCTTCAAGGGCCTTAACAGCCTGCGAAGGCTAGTactggatgggaaccttttggcCAACCAGCGCATTGCAGATGACACCTTCAGCCGCCTCCAGAACCTGTCGGAACTGTCGCTGGTCCGTAACTCTCTGGCAGCCCCTCCTCTAAATCTGCCCAGCGGCCATCTACAGAAGCTATACCTGCAGGACAAtgccatcacccacataccctacaACACACTGTCCAAAATGAGGCAACTGCAAAGGCTGGACCTGTCCAATAACAACCTCACCGCCCTGCCCCGTGGCCTGTTTGATGACCTGGAAAGCCTGAGCCAGCTACTCCTCAGAAATAATCCCTGGTTCTGCAGCTGCAGTCTAATCTGGCTGCGTGACTGGGTAAAGGCCCGGGCCTCCGTGGTCAACGTCCGTGGCCTGATGTGCCAGGGACCAGAGAAAGTCCGGGGGATGGCCATCAAGGACATTACCCATGAGATGGATGAGTGCTTTGAGGGAGGTCCCCAGAGTAATGCAGCTTCCGCCCACTCCACCCCCAGTGGACCCGCAATTACCACGCCACCACAGGGCTCCCTCTTCACCCTCAGGTCCAAGAGGCCAGGGATTCGGCTTCCGGACTCCAACATAGACTACCCCATGGAGAATGGAGCCGGGACCAAAACGCTGGTGATTAGTGTGAAGCCATTGACAGCCGACAGCATCCGCATCACCTGGAAGGCGTCTCTCCCCGCCAGTTCCTTCC TCAGTTGGCTGAGGCTGGGGCACAGTCCAGCCGTGGGCTCCA ACGAGACCCTGGTGCAGGGAGATAAGACAGAGTACCTACTGACTGCCCTGGAGCCTCGCTCCACCTACATCATATGCATGGTGACCATGGAGTCAGGGAACACCTACCTCGCAGATGACGCACCCGTCTGTGCAAAAGCAGAGACGGCGGACGCCTACGGTCCCACCACTACGCTCAACCGAGAACAGAACGTGGACCCCCTCGCCGGATTACCACTGGCTGGGATTATAGGAGGCGCCGTCACACTTGTCTTCCTCTTTCTTATCCTGGCATCCATATGCTGGTACGTTCACCGGGCTGGGCAGCTGCTGACCCGAGAAAGAGCCTACAGCCGCGGCAGTCGGAAGAAGGACGACTACGTAGAGTCCGGCACCAAGAAAGATAACTCTATCTTGGAGATCAGAGGACCGGGACTTCAGATC TTGCCAATAAACCCTCACCGGGCTAAGGAGGAGTATGTAATCCACACCATTTTCCCATCTAACGGTACCAGCCTTTATAAAAGTACCCACACGATAGGATACGGCACTCACAGAGGATACAGAGATGGCGGTATCCCAGACACAGACTACTCCTACACATGA